DNA sequence from the Mangifera indica cultivar Alphonso chromosome 18, CATAS_Mindica_2.1, whole genome shotgun sequence genome:
cttttacagaGGGCAGTTTTAGATGAAGCCTGCTGCTCCTTTGCAAAACAACAAACAAGTTGAAACAAAAGAATCAGAGTTTTCAACTGAACTGaaagaaaatgatttaaaatcaaattaagaacaaaaaaaagagaaagaggaaattacaataaataagtCTTCAAGATCCATCAAGAAAGATTGTATTTAGGATTTGCTGCTATAATTCTTGTTTATTGCCATGTTCTGACCAAATCATTACAACGGTACCTGAGCTTATAGCCAGACGTGCCATAAATGTCGAACATTCCAGATAAGAAACTCATATCAACCACAGCAACCTGAAATCAAAGTAACAGTTCAAAAATCTACCTGAACAAAAAACAGAAACTGGCAACTCAATTACTTATAACAGCAAGAACTTGTAAAATTAACAAGTGCTAAGAAAATGCACACATGATCACACTCAAATCCCATAGCAGGTTTAGCTCCGCTTTTTGCAAGCTGCAAGGCTCGAACAAGAgaattgataatagaaaaaacAGCTTTACAGTGAGTTCCTTTCCCTTCTGGCAATATGTGGACTGTGACAGAAGCTAAACGATGTTACCCCAAGAGAAAACGACATCCCGAAAAGAAGTATatcattaaaactttaataatgACGACgagatgaaataatatttttctgcaGTAAATTGAACACACAAAAGCTTTCAAACCGTATTAAACAAAAGGGTGAAGTACAATTTATTCACAATCAGTTGAacagaatttgacaaaatcagATAGAATATTTGCAAAGGAGAAAGCCTTTCAAGGCTAGTGTTAATTAAAACAACAATCTGCACATGCCATAATTTATCACAAATCCAGACAGTTTGAGGATCTTGGGACCTCGCATTTTTTAGCCGTTCGAGGCGCCGAAGGCTTATCAcaatcagccaaaggtggcCCGCTCACAAACAAACTAAAATGTAAACTATTTCATAGGTTTAGCTAATAGGaagaactaaaaataaaatccaGACAGTTTAAGTAGTCTAAGACCTCACATTTTTCGGCCGTTCAAGGTGCTGAAGACCTCTCACAATCAACCAAAGGTGGTTGCAACAGCAAAACCCTAATAATAAAACCTAACCGATGGAATGAGAACAAACGTCCTAATCCTAATATAGTCAAGCCAAAATAAGTGCACATCGGCCAACAATAGTTTTGAGCCACTGAGAATGATGCATTCAACAAATAATACTCTTCTTCAGAAATAGATATATCACTAAAATAGACTTTACATTTAGGATCATAAGCTGTACAACAGAAAATGCCACAAATAAAATCCAGACAGTTTAAGGAGTCTGGGACCTTATAATTTTCGGCCGTTTGAGGTGCCGAAGACCTCTAACAATCAGGCAAAGGTGGCCAACCCACGaacaaattaaaatgtaaaCTATTTCATAGATTTCATTAATAGGAAGCGCTACAAATAAAAATCCAGACAGTTTGAGGAGTCTAGCAACCTCACATTTTTCGGTCATTTGAGGCGCCGATGACCTCTCACAATCACCAAAGGTGGCCTaccctaataatatttttccttttccatttgAAACCTAAGTAcccattttataaaaaaaacctagcCCATGAAATGAAGACAAGTGTCTAAATCCTAACATACACAAACCAAAATAAGTGCACACTGGCTGACAAGAATTTTGAGCTATTGAGAATGATGCAttcaacaaataatatttttggtcaaaaatagatatatcaaGACAAACTTTACATTCAGGAACATAGATTGTACAACAGAAAAAAACCGCAAATAAAATCTGAACAGTTTTAGGAGTCCGGGACCTCACACTTTTCGGCCGTTCGAGGCGTTGAAGACCTCTCACAATCATCCAAAGGTGGCATACccaaaaacaaactaaaatataaactatttcACAGATAAAATTAGCAAAGTTTGTGGCACATGAGACCCCACTTTTTTCAACCATTCGAGGCGTCGAAGACCTCTCACGATCAACCAAAGGTGGCCTACGCACAATAGCAAAACCCCaataatctttttcattttctatttggAACCTAAGTACCCTTTTCACGATAAAACCTAACTTATGGAATGAGGACGAGCATCCTAATACCAATATAGCCAAACCAAAATATGTGCACACCAGCTAACAAGAGTTTTGAGCTACTGAGAATGATACATTCAACAAATAATACTCTTgtacaaaaatagaaatttcaCTAAGACAGACTTTACATTTAGGATCATAAACTATACAACAAAAAAACCACgaataaaatctaaataacaataaattcacCTAACAATCTTTCCCCATTGGTCCCCTTAACTGCAGTActacaaaaaattttttgatcCGTGAAGTCCAAGTATGCATggagacaaagacaaaagaaagTCAAATTTACTTTCCTTCCTATGTCCTCGCCCTGGCCTTTGTATCATCAGGTTCACCTAACAATCTTTCCCCATTGATTCCTTTATCTGCAATACCACCAGAACTTTTTTGATCTTTGAAGTCCAAATATGCATGGAGACAGAGAAAAAGAATGTCAAATTTACCTTTCTTCATATAAGCTACTTTATGACATGAAGTGGCTGCCACAGATCCTGTTTCATCCATTACAATGTGACCTGTACCAAAATAAAACCACACAGTGAGcaatgaaccaaaaaaaaaaagcaatactTTGGTGAGAGGTTGGACAGAACCTATATTACTTTCTCATCATCTGTTGCAGTAGGAGATGAATCTAGGAATGGGGGCTTCGAAGATATTCCCTCTAAATGAGTAAAACTGGACTTAGGAGCCACAGTAATATCCACAGTATGGCTACCTTTCCCTGCCTTAAAGCCTGTGACAATACCACCAAGAATCCCTGGTGCATTGCCCTGCAGTGACAAAGATAAGATATGTAGTCATAACTtccaacaaaataataattaaataaaatggatATGAATCCTTGAACCTGTTTTTTCTTCTGATTTGAAGAGACGACAAACCCAGCATCTGCAGCAGCATCAAGAACTTTATCATGAAGACAAGGCAAAGACTCCAGAATCCTACAACAATTATAGTCGTTACAAATTTGTTCCTAAACCAGATAAACTTTTGCGCTAAATTTTATACTCCTATCACACTTCACAGCATGCAAAACAGACAGCGAGCGTACCTGACATCATTTTCAGCACGTAACAGATGGACGAAAGCCACTTCATATTCATTTGCCTATTTAACCTCAATAACAAACATATCACAAAGTGAGCCATAACTAATAGAAAACATGCAGATTCAAAAGGGTTCTagactcaaaatttaattttagagatGTAAGGTGATCAAAGTATTGTTGAAAAGGGTTCTAGactcaatatttaatttcaGAGATGTAAGGTGATCAAAGCATTGTCGAACAAATCTTGCTAAGTTAGAACATCAATCCATAGTGTTTAAAAACTAGGCTttcacaatttttaaaaaattccaaGAGAACAATACCAAAGTTATCTGCCCATTATTTGCACTAATTGTCTTATCCATGTTTGCCTTGAAACTCCACGCCAGAATTTACATTAAGGAACTCTCTTTCaccaattttaaatcaaacgaAGATCtgaacaaaaacagaaaataatgatatgaatCATTTGATGGAAAATACAGCCAACTGAATGTGATATCATGTTCATTAGGGGAGGAAACAAAATTTCTATTGCTAATTTTGGAattcaaaattagaaatttcCATCTAACTGATTACAACTACACTATTGAAAAAGAGAACTGGAAGCTTACAAtcaaaacttttgaaaatatttttgtgcAAAGCAATCACAATAGGATGAGCTATAACATTTACCTGTTTCAACTACTCCATCCTGAAACAGTGACACCAGTCCACACAATTTTCCATCATTGCTAAAGGTTGTGGTGCAACGACATGATTTTGCGTGCTTCACTTTAtgaatgcattttttttttgtttacctATAGAAGCATAACACGCCAGAATGCAAACATAAgtctaatatttatttgaaattaaaataaaaaaggtaatAGAAGCACCTGAATTGTGCATTATTTGGAGTACAAGGGCAGCGAATCTTCAGAACAAACCAACAGTAGGGCCTCTGATGGTACTTCTCTAGAACATTCAATTTCTAGAGAGGAGAGATGTTGAGCCTCAGGAGAATTAGTTTCAACTGAAGTAGCGTTAGGCACTGGATCGGGTTTTGGGCTGTTATTCTTGATAGATTGCATTGGTCGCCTTTCCATGGTCacattcaacaaaaattttaaaattttataattcagaGATACGATgaaataaataactttttaaaaattcccCAGATGAAAATTGCACATACCAATTATGTACATAGAAATTGTAACTGCTTCTTTCTCCAAGTTCAATAGACAGGAATGATTTGGGCTTTTCACAAAACTGTGTTTATTGCCCTGTTCTGACCAAATCATTACAACGGTACCTGAGCTTATAGCCAGACGTGCCATAAATGTTGAACATTCCAGATAAGAAACTCATATCAACCACAGCAACCTGAAATCAAAGTAACAGTTCAAAAATCTACCTGAACAAAAAAACAGAAACTGGCAACTCAATTACTTATAACAGCAAGAACTTGTAAAATTAACAAGTGCTAAGAAAATGCACACATGATCACACTCAAATCCCACAGCAGGTTTAGCTCCGCTTTTTGCAAGCTGCAAGGCTCGAACAAGAgaattgataatagaaaaaacAGCTTTACAGTGAGTTCCTTTCCCTTCTGGCAATATGTGGACTGTGACAGAAGCTAAACGATGTTACCCCAAGAGAAAACGACATCCCGAAAAGAAGTATatcattaaaactttaataatgACGACgagatgaaataatatttttctgcaGTAAATTGAACACACAAAAGCTTTCAAACCGTATTAAACAAAAGGGTGAAGTACAATTTATTCACAATCAGTTGAacagaatttgacaaaatcagATAGAATATTTGCAAAGGAGAAAGCCTTTCAAGGCtagtattaattaaaacaacaatCTGCACATGCCATAATTTATCACAAATCCAGACAGTTTGAGAAGCCTGGGACCTCGCATTTTTCAGCCGTTCGAGGTGCCAAAGGCTTATCAcaatcagccaaaggtggcCCACCCACAAACAAACTAAAATGTAAACTATTTCATAGGTTTATCTAATAAGAAGAACAACAAATAAAATCCGGACAGTTTAAGGAGTTCGAGACCTCACATTTTTCGGCCGTTCGAGGCGCCGAAGACCTCTCATAGTCAACCAAAGGTGGTTGCAacaacaaaaccctaataataAAACCTAACCGATGGAATGAGAACAAGCGTCCTAATCCTAATATAGTCAAGCCAAAATAAGTGTACACCGGCAAACAAGAGTTTTGAGCCACTAAGAATGATGCATTCAACAAATAATACTCTTCTTCAGAAATAGATATATCACTAAAACAAACTTTACATTTATGATCATAGGCTGTACAACAGAAAATGCCACAAATAAAATCTGGACAGTTTAAGGAGTCTGGGACTTTACATTTTTCGGCCGTTTGAGGTGCCGAAAACCTTTAACAATCAAGCAAAGGTGGCCAACCCACGAATATACTAAAATGTAAACTACTACATAGATATCATTAATAGGAAGCACTACAAATAAAATCCAGACAGTTTGAGGAGTCCAACAACCTCACATTTTTTCGGTCATTTGAGGAGCCGATGACCTCTCACAATTACTAAAGGTGGCCTACCCtgataatatttttccttttccatttgAAACCTAAGTAcccattttataaaaaaaacctagcCTATGAAATGAAGACAAGTGTCTAAATCCTAACATACACAAACCAAAATAAGTGCACACTGGTCAACAAGAATTTTGAGCTATTGAGAATGATGCATTCAACAAATAATATCTTTGGTAAAAAATAGCTATATCAAGACAAATTTTACATTTAGGATCATAGACTGCATAACAGAAAAAGCCATAATAAAATCCGTACAGTTTTAGGAGTCCGGGACCTCACACTTTTCGGCTGTTCGAGGCACCGAAGACCTCTCACAATCATCCAAAGGTGGCCTACccaaaaacaaactaaaatgtAAACTATTTCACAGATAAAATCAACAAAGTTTGAGGTGCATGAGACCTCACTTTTTTCAACCGTTCGAGGCGTCGAAGACCTCTCACGATCAACCAAAGGTAAACTACTTCATAGATTTCATTAATAGGAAGCACTACAAATAAAATCCAGACAGTTTGGAGAGTCCAGCAACCTCACATTTTTTGGTCATTTGAGGCGCCGATGACCTCTCACAATCACCAAATGTGGCCTaccctaataatatttttccttttctatttgAAACCTAAGTAcccattttataaaaaaaacctagcCTATGAAATGAAGAGAAGTGTCTAAATCCTATTATGTACGTAGAAATTGTAGTTGCTTCTTTCTTCAAGTTCAATGGAGAGGAATGATTTGGGCTTTTCACAAAGCTGTGTTTATCGCACATACCTATTATGTGCCATCAATGTCGAGCATTCTAGATAAGAAACTCATATCAACCACAGCAACCTGAAATCCAAGCAACAGTTCAAAAATCTACCTGAACTAAAAACAGATACTGGCCACTCAATTACTTAGAACAGcaagaaaatgcaaaattaGCAAGCACGAAGAAAATTCTCGCACAACCACATCCAAATCCCACAGCAAGTTTATTTTCGCTTCTTGCAAACTGCAGGGCTCGAATAAGAGAATTGGCAACAGAAAAAAACAGCTTTACATTGAGTTCCTTTCCCTTCAGGCAACATGTGGACTGTGAGAGAAGTTGGACAATGTTACTCCAAGAGAAAAAGACATTCTGAAAGTGTCTCAATAACTTTAATAATGACAAcaagatgaataatatttttcttcagtAAATTGAACACAGAACAGCTGTCAGACAAAAAGGACAAGTAGAATACATTCACAATCAGTTTAATGGAGTTTGACAAAATCAGATAGAATAGTTGTCAAGGAGAAAGCCTTTCAAGGCtagtattaattaaaacaacaatCTGCACATCCCAAACTCTCATTTCAAGTAATGTGTAATCCTACATGGTGTTCAAATGCTAACGAAGTGATGATATTGATGGAAAAACTCTTCAAACTTCATATTCGGTTCTAAACATCATACATCTTACTATGATATATTCAATGATTAACTCATGCCGGATTGACATTTCAAATTTCACTCTCAAATGATTGTGGAAAAGCCAGTAACATACTAAACCAATCAAGTGTGCCTGCTTAGATACATTTATAACTTACCTTCGTATTTAGTTTCTGAGACAAAGTGAAGGTTCGTGTCACCAGTGCTGCCTATTGAGGTTATAAATACGAACCTGCAAAAGTGAAGATGACACAAAGGAAAATATAGCACCGGATTatactgtttaaaaaaaaatattccacCAAAAATATTTCTGACCAGACTGCATTCATTCCCAACAGCCAAACTCGAATTTAGGAAAGAGAAATTCAAAGTTGATACTGGTGCACTAGAGCAAGCCACTTCTATACCTTGCACCTgcaaataataagataataagtTGGTATGAAGGATGCCTTTTACCTCTATGAACAAATTAATGGATGGAACTCTAACCTCTCCCTTTAGAACAAATATAGGTTACAGGATAGTGTATGTGGCATCCCATATCCCAACGGTTCCATCTTGATAACCGGCCGCATATACCTTACTGACATCGTGATCTTTGGTGACAGACAACTGACTGGGCACAACCCCAGAAAAAGGCCACTTAATTTCACCAGCCAGGATAGGTGAGAAGCCAAGTTTCATTAGAGAGGCTACTGAAGCATATACGAAAAAAATGTGGAGTCAGTAAACAAAATTAACAGACAACTAAATCAGATAAAATAGTTAATCATGAATGACTGAAATCAATACCACCTTTTGATGAGTTTCCACCCATGCTTAATGCACTAAAATTTGTTGTAGTCATTATTGGATCAATTGTAGGTATCACCCCAGGATATTCAACCTAAAAGACAGATGGTTTCTTTTCTTGCTGAGACAGTGAGGCAAATAGGCCAACATCATCACAAAGATGCAGTTGCCCAGGACTTGTTAATACAAAAAGATCAGCTTTGTGATTACCCCCTTTTGCCCAAAACTTGGTAACAAAATCATGTCTGCAAAAGAGCCACTAAGTGTAAGGTCCACGTGGCCAACACATCTTAAAGCATCCATCCTATATGACCAATCAAGACTCACAACTTGTAACAGCCAGATCAAGTAATAAGAGCAACTTCCGTGGTGGATGtcagaggatttttttttttttcaaacttataattaCACAGTTCCATCATTTTGCCATACTAGATAGATAGACAGATAACACCAACATCATTACTAAAAGTTGTAGAAATTAAATATACCAAGTTTATATTTTCAACCATTAACAAGGAAGACAATATACACTGCAACAGTATTTGGGTAAAAGGGATGAATAATCTAAATACTTAGTATTTGAGTAACAGTGGATTAGTCTTTTAAGAAGTGATTCATCTTCCTaagaattgttttttattttttctagtaATACATCAATGAATGATAAATTTGCAACTATCTACATGATATCAAACCtctttaaaatacataattatgtcttcaaaattgtttaaattttgcaTAACCTTCATCCACTAGACACCATAAAATGTATGCACTGTAAGAACTTCTTCAGATCCTATCTCATCACCACCATAGATAAAAAGTCACCTATTCCTATTACTACGAGATTCATTGTCTATGGACCAATGTAAGACAATAATGGGGATCTCCTTTCAGCAAATGTTAATTCAAGCATAACAACATTGTTGCTTGATCCTGTTTACTGACCTTTAACAAAGCCAAAACTTGATGTATTCCAAAACAAGATATCTCCATCTATGTACCCAACTGTAGAATGGACCCATTTGATGATGCCCAACAAAGAgcacttatttttttttcttgtagatGATGCTCAGGTATACCATCAAGAAGATTAGAATCCACTTCACTCGAAGAATCAACAACTCCATTCTTCAATTGCAGAACCTTATCACCTCCAACGAAAGAATTTTAGCTTCAGAAACATCCCAAAGCATCATCAATCCGTTCTCACATGCAATTAGTACCCTGCAAAAGTTTTATGgcagaataaaaagaaaagaaaaaagcagtttcctttttttgttgttttaatagCTTTTCTAATATAGTATTGTTTGATACACCATATAACCTCATTGCTGTGTCACGTTAGCAAGGGTGTAGCCATAATACACATATTGATAGAGACAAAGAGCCAGATCCAATTCAGAGCATAACAACATAATCAGGTTTTCATATACACATTCAGACACACATATCACTGTTCACAAGCTTTCAATTATTATACTGCAAGAGCATTACTACAATCAATCCAAaactcatttatttatattagattttGCACCAATATGTTACTTTTTATAGTTTCAATCTAGTCATGACATAGAAAGGCTTCTGACTCTCCCTTATAATAGAAACATGAATGGGATATCATATGGATGCtgaaattaaatattcagaatCCATATCTATTTGATAAACGGTTCAAGAGATCAGGATGATAAACTTCCACATCAGAAGCTTCGGATATGAGAACACAgccaacaaattttttatataagatacAAAATCGATGCCAATCTAAAACATGAGAACAACATTATGAGCAAAAAAGTAATTCTATATCCCAACATAACAAAAATACGTACCACTAAAGATATAAGTGCAAAGACACAAATTTATACAGTAAGTACCAAGAAAGGTTTACGTATAAAGGAACAAATATATACGGCAGTATGGCTACCAAGATATGCCTGACATTCTAAACACAAACTAACAACATAGCATTCCAAGAAATGTAATCAACGTAACAGTTGTGGAATATAAAAATTGAGCCTTAATTCTGATTTCACATCTACGGTCAAAAccataaataagataatttaagtATACCTTGCCTGTTTCCAGAAGAACAAGGTTGGGGAAGAACTCCTACAATAGGTGGGTGATTAGGAAGTGAAAAACCAGCTAATTCTGTGACAAGGCACAACACAACACTATTATGTAGTCATTCATATAAGTAGGgcaaaaaataacataacaaaaactaaacttaagaTACATGAAGCATTAGCCATGACTGAAAAAGATTATACAACCAATATTAGCAATCCTAATTTTTACAAGTATGATAAAACGTACTTAAAGTCAAAgggaaaatatcaaaaaattatgtaataacgGTTACACAACATAAGGTAAACATTCTTTATCAATAGTTAgaactaaaaaagaaattacCAGTGAGCGAACTGGAAGATGTCTTATACGGAAACTGAATAAGTCCTCCCTCATCTAAAATCAAACAGTCTAATAATAGGGGGATTTAGATGAAGCCCATTGCCCCTTTGCAAAACAACAgacaaaatgaaacaaaagaatcaGAGTTTTCAAGCAAactgaatgaaaataattttaaaatcaaattaagaacaaaaaaatgaaagaaaaagaaaagagagaggaaattacaataaataagcCTTCAAGATCCATCAGAATTGATTGCCTTTTAGGATTTGCTACCGTAATTATTGcttatttcaattttgtcaaCTATTTTGCacgaaagaaaagaaaagagagacaCATTTGAAACAGCAacaatttaagaattaaaaaaaaaaaaaacatgaagagTAAAGGGAGACGAAATTACATCATATAGGTCTTCAAGATCGATCAGGAGTGGTGAATTTACGAATAGCAACCTCTCGCAGAATGAGAGACAAAACTGAAACAGCAAGAAATAGGGTTTTCAAGCCAACAATTAAGAATGAAGAAATAGAAGAAACGAGAGAGGAAATTACATTAAATAGGAATTCAAGTTCGATTAGAAGCAGCTTATTGAAAATGTAGAGTTTAATTCTTCCCTCAATTCCTGTTTATATTTTGCTGGAtctgaaaataagaaaaagaaacagaattaaaatcatatagTCGAAGAGAAAAGAGCAGAAGgacaaaatcatataatctaAGATACAGAGAAGAAAAGAGCAGAAGAAAAAGCGTTCCCAATGACAACAAATTTCAAGAACGTCTGGATTA
Encoded proteins:
- the LOC123201967 gene encoding uncharacterized protein LOC123201967 isoform X1, which codes for MDKTISANNGQITLANEYEVAFVHLLRAENDVRILESLPCLHDKVLDAAADAGFVVSSNQKKKQGNAPGILGGIVTGFKAGKGSHTVDITVAPKSSFTHLEGISSKPPFLDSSPTATDDEKVTL
- the LOC123201967 gene encoding uncharacterized protein LOC123201967 isoform X2 translates to MDKTISANNGQITLANEYEVAFVHLLRAENDVRILESLPCLHDKVLDAAADAGFVVSSNQKKKQGNAPGILGGIVTGFKAGKGSHTVDITVAPKSSFTHLEGISSKPPFLDSSPTATDDEKVI